One genomic window of Branchiostoma floridae strain S238N-H82 chromosome 4, Bfl_VNyyK, whole genome shotgun sequence includes the following:
- the LOC118414966 gene encoding tripartite motif-containing protein 2-like, translating into MCPSKNLKRMTLTALNFLQNPSRPVERSTVNVTRCQQVWFRCVILPGEKMASNAISDITDEFLVCQVCLEDFRQPKVLPCLHTFCKPCLDRLLATEPVGKLDCPTCRQDVPLPENGVQGLKSNFLVGKLRDILQQQPKGETSEAREDGVPCTVCEAGNSAQFYCVECPDYLCQTCKDMHRRFKVSKDHKTVTIQDLQSGQAAAELRGRETSKCEDHQELNKFYCDTCHRVICLHCVVTAHKDHQYVEIEKAAEREGAKIKEKQATVKNTADLHEKWIQDLQSVKDEWSSQVQRSEEQIRKQVKSIIGAAKKVGNDRIAQLRAMNAAREKQMEAAMEAAEMDLASAKSCVQFTDNVLEYGSPAELMSVAGELTERLDQTADEKKADKAEMTKDFVNLTVEPSTYNVEQEVSKLVGEITKTAIQMLSSPPTLTTQVRHNMAIGKGDGGLKRIKVVGENRFGQFQGLTSLAVTAEGDIVATGHGNSRLQFLGKDGSFKKKVNLRFKPLSVAALTNGELLVTGDGHRIHVLDKQGRESRVIQVPGAEETGRTTRGVAVDGLGRIIVTIGRQVFKLSPGGDVMMRIGGEDQGQQYFGSSLRVAVNSRNQIIVSDWCNNKMMMFDSSGRHLFTCGSLGSGPGQLCSPQCVITDSEDDIIVSDCNNNRVSLFSRDGTFIRHVLTKSEHSLCCPMGLAVSYDGHLIVSDYNTITFFM; encoded by the coding sequence ATGTGTCCTTCCAAAAACTTAAAACGAATGACACTTACTGCTCTTAATTTTTTGCAGAACCCCTCCCGCCCAGTGGAACGTTCCACCGTGAACGTCACCAGGTGTCAACAAGTTTGGTTTCGCTGCGTCATACTTCCGGGTGAGAAAATGGCGTCGAACGCAATAAGCGACATTACCGACGAATTTCTCGTCTGCCAGGTGTGTCTTGAGGACTTCAGGCAGCCTAAGGTGCtgccgtgtcttcacaccttctgcAAGCCGTGTTTGGATAGGCTCCTGGCCACAGAGCCGGTAGGGAAACTGGATTGTCCAACATGCAGACAGGACGTGCCACTCCCTGAAAATGGCGTCCAGGGGCTGAAGTCCAACTTCCTCGTTGGAAAGCTGCGCGACATTCTGCAACAACAGCCCAAAGGGGAAACTTCCGAGGCGCGGGAGGATGGAGTCCCCTGTACGGTCTGTGAGGCCGGGAACTCGGCTCAGTTCTACTGTGTGGAGTGTCCCGACTACCTGTGTCAGACGTGTAAAGACATGCACCGTCGGTTCAAAGTAAGCAAGGACCACAAAACTGTAACAATACAAGACCTGCAATCCGGCCAGGCTGCCGCCGAGCTCCGGGGAAGAGAGACCTCCAAGTGTGAGGATCACCAGGAACTGAACAAGTTCTACTGTGACACCTGTCACCGGGTCATCTGTCTGCACTGTGTGGTAACGGCGCACAAAGATCACCAGTATGTGGAGATAGAGAAGGCAGCCGAGAGGGAGGGAGCAAAGATCAAGGAAAAACAGGCCACAGTCAAGAACACAGCAGACTTGCATGAGAAATGGATACAAGACTTGCAGTCAGTAAAGGACGAGTGGTCCTCACAGGTACAGCGGTCAGAGGAACAGATCAGAAAACAAGTCAAATCGATCATCGGGGCCGCGAAGAAGGTGGGAAACGACAGAATCGCTCAGCTTCGCGCCATGAACGCCGCTCGGGAGAAACAGATGGAAGCCGCCATGGAGGCAGCTGAGATGGACCTGGCCTCAGCCAAGAGCTGTGTCCAGTTCACGGACAACGTGTTGGAGTACGGGAGCCCGGCGGAGCTCATGTCGGTGGCCGGAGAACTGACCGAACGGTTGGACCAAACCGCGGACGAGAAAAAAGCCGACAAGGCTGAGATGACCAAAGACTTCGTGAACTTGACAGTCGAACCTTCGACTTATAACGTGGAGCAGGAAGTGTCCAAACTTGTCGGTGAGATCACGAAAACAGCAATCCAGATgttatcttcacctccaacgtTAACTACGCAGGTGCGACACAATATGGCGATCGGTAAGGGCGACGGAGGTCTAAAACGCATTAAAGTTGTAGGGGAGAACAGATTTGGACAGTTTCAAGGTCTGACGTCGCTTGCTGTCACAGCAGAGGGAGACATTGTAGCAACTGGTCATGGCAACTCACGTCTGCAATTTTTGGGCAAAGATGGGTCTTTCAAGAAGAAGGTCAATCTCAGATTTAAGCCATTGTCTGTGGCGGCACTGACAAACGGTGAGCTGTTGGTGACAGGAGACGGACACAGGATTCACGTGCTGGACAAACAGGGGAGGGAGTCACGCGTCATCCAGGTGCCAGGGGCTGAAGAGACAGGTAGAACTACACGCGGTGTTGCTGTTGACGGTTTGGGACGCATCATCGTCACTATCGGGCGCCAAGTTTTCAAACTCAGCCCCGGCGGTGACGTCATGATGAGGATCGGGGGTGAAGATCAAGGTCAGCAGTATTTTGGCTCCTCCCTCCGTGTGGCCGTCAACAGCAGGAACCAGATCATTGTCAGTGATTGgtgcaacaacaaaatgatgatGTTTGACTCTTCTGGTCGCCATCTGTTCACGTGCGGGTCACTTGGCTCCGGACCTGGTCAGCTGTGCAGTCCCCAATGTGTCATAACGGACAGCGAGGACGACATTATTGTGTCTGACTGTAACAACAATCGTGTTTCCCTGTTCAGTCGGGACGGCACGTTTATCAGGCACGTGCTGACAAAGTCTGAACACAGTCTGTGCTGTCCAATGGGGCTGGCAGTGTCTTACGACGGACATTTGATTGTTTCTGATTACAATACTATCActtttttcatgtaa
- the LOC118414967 gene encoding tripartite motif-containing protein 2-like, which produces MASNAISDITDEFLVCQVCLEDFKQPKMLPCLHTFCQPCLEKLLATELVGKLDCPTCRQDVSLPQNGVQGLKSNFLVGKLRDILQQQPQQQPKGETSEAREDGVPCTVCEAGNSAEFYCVECTDYLCQTCNKVHSGLKMSRAHKVVTVQDLQSGQAATELRARETSKCEDHHELNKFYCDTCHRVICLHCVVTAHKDHQYVEIEKAAEREGAKIKVKLETVKNTAGLHQDWIRDLQSVKDEWSSQVQRTEEQIRKQVNSVIEAAKKVGNDRIAQLRAMNSAREKQMEAAMEAAEMDLASVRSCVQFTDNVLEYGSPAEVMSVAGELTGRLDQTASEKKADKADMTKDLVNLAVEPSTYNVEQEVSKLVGEITKTLIPMLTSPPTLTTQVQPNMVIGKDGGGLKRIKVVGKNRLGQFQSLTSLAVTAEGDIVATDRGNSRLQFLGKDGSLKKKVDLRFEPWCVAALTNDELLVTGDGHRIHVLDKQGRESRVIQVTGAAMTGRITLGIAVDGLGHIIVTIGHQVFKLSPSGDVRMRIGGRDQGQQYLGSFLHVAVNSRNQIIVSDWLNNKMMMFDPSGRHLFTCGSRGSGPGQLCSPRCVITDSEDNIIVSDFSNHRVSLFCRDGTFIRHVLTQSEHSLCGTVGLALTCDGHLIVSESKAINFFL; this is translated from the coding sequence ATGGCGTCGAACGCAATCAGCGACATTACCGACGAATTTCTCGTCTGCCAGGTGTGTTTGGAGGACTTCAAGCAGCCTAAGATGCtgccgtgtcttcacaccttctgtcagCCGTGTTTGGAGAAGCTCCTGGCCACAGAGCTGGTAGGGAAACTGGACTGTCCAACTTGCCGACAGGACGTGTCCCTTCCACAGAATGGCGTCCAGGGGTTGAAGTCCAACTTCCTCGTTGGCAAACTGCGCGACATTCTACAACAACAGCCGCAACAACAGCCAAAAGGGGAAACTTCCGAGGCACGGGAAGACGGAGTCCCATGTACGGTCTGTGAGGCCGGGAACTCGGCTGAGTTCTACTGTGTGGAGTGTACCGACTACCTGTGTCAGACGTGCAACAAAGTGCACAGTGGGCTCAAAATGAGCAGGGCCCACAAAGTGGTCACAGTTCAAGACCTGCAATCCGGCCAGGCTGCCACCGAGCTCCGGGCAAGGGAGACCTCCAAGTGTGAGGATCACCATGAACTGAACAAGTTCTACTGTGACACCTGTCACCGGGTCATCTGTCTGCACTGTGTGGTCACGGCGCACAAAGATCACCAGTATGTGGAGATAGAGAAGGCGGCAGAGAGGGAGGGGGCAAAGATCAAGGTAAAATTGGAGACAGTGAAAAACACAGCAGGCCTCCATCAAGACTGGATACGAGACTTGCAGTCAGTGAAGGACGAGTGGTCCTCACAGGTACAGCGGACAGAAGAACAGATCAGAAAACAAGTCAACTCGGTCATCGAGGCCGCAAAGAAGGTGGGAAACGACAGAATCGCTCAGCTTCGCGCCATGAACTCTGCTCGGGAGAAACAGATGGAAGCCGCCATGGAGGCAGCTGAGATGGACCTGGCCTCAGTCAGGAGCTGTGTCCAGTTCACGGACAACGTGTTGGAGTACGGGAGCCCGGCGGAGGTCATGTCGGTGGCCGGAGAACTGACCGGGCGGTTGGACCAAACCGCGAGCGAGAAGAAAGCCGACAAGGCTGACATGACCAAAGACTTAGTGAACTTGGCAGTCGAACCTTCGACTTATAACGTGGAGCAGGAAGTGTCCAAACTTGTCGGTGAAATCACGAAAACATTAATCCCGATGTTAACTTCACCACCAACGTTAACTACGCAGGTGCAACCAAACATGGTGATCGGTAAGGACGGCGGAGGTCTAAAACGCATTAAAGTTGTAGGGAAGAACAGACTTGGACAGTTTCAATCTCTGACGTCGCTTGCTGTCACAGCAGAGGGAGACATTGTAGCAACTGATCGTGGCAACTCACGTCTGCAATTTTTGGGCAAAGACGGGTCTTTGAAGAAGAAAGTCGACCTCAGATTTGAGCCATGGTGTGTGGCGGCACTGACAAACGATGAGCTGTTGGTGACAGGAGACGGACACAGGATTCACGTACTGGACAAACAGGGGAGGGAGTCACGTGTCATCCAGGTGACAGGGGCTGCAATGACAGGAAGGATTACACTTGGTATCGCTGTTGACGGTTTGGGACACATCATCGTCACTATCGGGCACCAAGTTTTCAAACTCAGCCCCAGCGGCGACGTCAGGATGAGGATCGGGGGGAGAGATCAAGGTCAGCAGTATTTAGGCTCCTTCCTCCATGTGGCCGTCAACAGCAGGAACCAGATCATTGTCAGTGATTGGTTaaacaacaaaatgatgatGTTTGACCCCTCCGGTCGCCATCTCTTCACGTGCGGGTCACGTGGCTCGGGCCCTGGTCAGCTGTGCAGTCCCCGCTGTGTGATAACAGACAGCGAGGACAACATTATTGTGTCTGACTTTAGCAACCATCGTGTTTCCCTGTTCTGTCGGGACGGCACGTTTATCAGGCACGTGCTGACACAGTCTGAACACAGTCTGTGCGGTACAGTGGGGCTGGCATTGACGTGCGACGGACATTTGATTGTTTCTGAGAGCAAAGCCATCAATTTTTTCTTGTAA